Within the Halorhabdus rudnickae genome, the region ACATGATATGTCACTCTTCCAATTAGAGCGAGAGGGCGACGTTCAGGAACTTATCAGATTACTCCGTGAGAGCGACAACGACGACGTCCGACAGCGTGCAGCGTCGATCCTGGGAGAGTTCGACGACCACCAGGATCGCCGAGACATCGTCAGTGCGCTCGTCCGGGCTGCCCGAGAGGACGACACCGGTGCGGTGACCGCGGCAGCCGTCGACTCGCTGGACGACCTCGGCGGGGACGCGATCGAGGCACTGATCGAGGATATGGCCGGGGCTGATTTCGACGCTGAGAGTGCCGAGTGGGTGCGCGCAAAGGCGTTCATCAACGCTCTGGAGGCCGACGTGCCGGAACTCCGGATGGCCGCCGCCAACGGACTCGGCCAGTTCGGCGACAACGACGCGATCGAGCCGCTGGTGGCTCGCTTCGAGGACGACGATCCCCGCGTCCGGGCGCGGGCAGCACGGGCCTGTGGATCGATCGGGGATCCGCGCGCTGTGAGCGCACTAGAAGAGTTGCTCACTGATCCGACAGTCGTGGTGCGCCGGGAGGCCGCCGAAGCACTGGGGCAAATCGGCAATCGGCAAGCTCTGGGGGCGTTGCTGGACATGTACGACGACCCCTCCGAGCGCGTCCGGCGGATCGCCGTCGGCGCGTTCGGCAACTTCGAGAACGCCTCGCCGGTCGATGCGCTAGTGGCGGCCCTCTCGGACGAATCGGCGATCGTCCGTCGGACAGCGGTGTACTCGCTCATCGAATTGCTCGCGAACGTCCCGACCGAAAAGAGCCACGAAATCAGAGAGACGATCGTCGATCGGTTGAGCGAGACCGACGACGAGAGTGTCGTCGTGCCGCTGGTCGAGATCATCGAGGAAGGGACACAGGCCGCCCAGCGGCGCAATACGGCGTGGTTGCTGGGACGGGTCGTTACTGACGCCGACGAGCGGGTGGTCGATGCACTCGTCGAAACACTCGCCGACGACGATCAGATGACCGCCCAGTTCGCGGCGACAAGCCTCGCCCAGCTTGAGGACGACCGCGTCGAGGAGCGACTGCTCGATGTCGTCACGGACACGGATCAGCCCACGAATGCCCGGACGCAGGCGATCTTCACGCTGGGCAAAGTCGGCGGCGATCGCGCCCGAGAGACACTCGATACACTCTTAGACGAGACCGACGAGGAAGAGGTCCGTAAACGGGCCTTCTCGGCGATTTCGAAACTCGGGGGTCGACTATGAATAATCCTGAGTGTCCGATCACTCCGAGAGCGATCAGGCCAGAAGGGGAACTTTCTTCGAGACGATAGTTTCCCAGGTAGCGTTGTTGATCGTGATGCGGCCGTCACGCTCGGGTGCGATCGGGGTTTCTGCTTCGATACGTCGGATGAGCAGACTGGAAAGCAGCGGGCCGTTGACCGGCTTGAGAATCCGTGGCACGTCGGCCAACATTTCGTAGCCGTCGCCGCCTCCCGAAACGAAGTTGTTCGTAGCGAGAGAATAGGTCGCGTCGGGATCGATCGCTTCCCCGTTGACAGTCACCTCGGTGATGCGATCGCCGACCTCGTTGTTCATATCGTACGTGTACTCCATGCCAGCAACCTGCGGGAATCGACCGGAGAGACGTTCGACCTCGCTAACCCCGTTTTCGAGGGTCGCGAGCAGCGTTTCTCCAGTGACTTCCAAGACAGTCAGCCGGTTGCCGAACGGGAAGATGTTGACGATGTCACGCTGGGTAAGCGT harbors:
- a CDS encoding HEAT repeat domain-containing protein, with translation MSLFQLEREGDVQELIRLLRESDNDDVRQRAASILGEFDDHQDRRDIVSALVRAAREDDTGAVTAAAVDSLDDLGGDAIEALIEDMAGADFDAESAEWVRAKAFINALEADVPELRMAAANGLGQFGDNDAIEPLVARFEDDDPRVRARAARACGSIGDPRAVSALEELLTDPTVVVRREAAEALGQIGNRQALGALLDMYDDPSERVRRIAVGAFGNFENASPVDALVAALSDESAIVRRTAVYSLIELLANVPTEKSHEIRETIVDRLSETDDESVVVPLVEIIEEGTQAAQRRNTAWLLGRVVTDADERVVDALVETLADDDQMTAQFAATSLAQLEDDRVEERLLDVVTDTDQPTNARTQAIFTLGKVGGDRARETLDTLLDETDEEEVRKRAFSAISKLGGRL